TTTAGTCCAACAAATTTTATTATGTGGGAGATAATAACGTAACGTGATAATAGGTTGTCCATGAACATACTGGTGCTCTTTAAGCGTCTATGATATTTCAACTGATGGTACGTGAATTGTTGAACTTCCTTGTGCTGTGGTTAagtgtttttctttttgtcaCTACGTAGAAGTAATGCACCTAATAAAGAGCCAGTTAAAGTGAAACCAATCAGCAGTAAAAATATGGGTAAAAATATAGCAACATCGCTAGAGATGGGAAAGAGGAAACTTATAATTGGATtagagttttcaatttcaaaaatgggCAGAAGCGACCAGACAACGTAgtaagcaaaaaaaaggcagaTAAGTACGAAGCGGTTCATGTAGTTGAATAGAAATTTTCTGCACCTAATTGATTCACTCTTGATGCTAATCTTGAGCCTGTTGTATATGTACTCATGATCAGTTTGCTTCCGTCTCGTGCATATATCCCCTCACACGATATAGTGGTCGAAGAACGATTCTATAATGAGAAAGCAGGCTCTCTCTGTGTGGTGAGGAATGATTATATTGAGAGCTGCGTGAGGATGGAACTTCTTTACCGCACCTGAAGCCTTGATTGTAGGTTCAGGTGTGTTcgaataataatatttcgTTCGTTCGTtaattactagtacagtATATCCGTTGATATATTTATTGGTATAAACTAAAAAGAGCAAAACAAGATCTTTCTTGtattatataagagagtTAGGTAAACACAGGCGCCGATTGGGCATGTTAAGTATGTTCAGTATAATAGTATCTACTGGCCGGTAAGATCTTGTGGcaattgttgggattccattttgataaagttatcaatccttgcacttcagcttccactaaattcgatgaccGTTCTGActcttatttcactggtctgatacttttcgtcatcttcttaacactctatatgataatcttctagttacatgattgaatatattaatcagctgtactagtaattgatggatagttgattattgctCCAACacttaccaaaaatggaatcccaacaaatgtcacagGATTTTACTGGTCAATACATTTGAATGAGGAGCACATTCTAGAATGGAATTACGAATGTGGTGCTGATATCTTGTACGACTtatattgttgataattagtagtattaattaagaataaaagcagaaatctttcttatacttatataagagaggtatataaaacacacgccgattggacatattaagtatgttcaacataacaataacttagggaatttactataagttcaatgtaacgactcatatcatttatatatataaattccaagttgatgttcaattaatggatctttgactccaagtgcacccactaatagaacgtcatttcaacattcttcatcctgaaacaaggactagttatgtgaataatgatgaactttCTTGCTCCAACATATATTGATTTATTTCAGGCACgtttttatagatatttCCGCCGCGTTCATTATGACGTTCTGTCGCCATGCTGAGGTATGCCATTTTGAGATACAACATAGCACAAATAACAGCTTCTATGGCCAAGTTGGTAAGGCGCCACACTAGTAATGTGGAGATCATCGGTTCAACTCCGATTGGAAGCATATTTTTCGTAATTCAACGATTACATCATGAACTAGCTGTGGTTAGTCTTTAATTAAGCAAGATGTCGGAACTATTGAGTTATCTCAttcctttttcgttttttcaTGGTTTTTAGACTGAGAACATGAAAGTTCATACTTTAGGGAAACGTGgaataatattaaaaataggtagataaaatataaaaggATAATGTACAAAAGAGGGTACAAtcaaacgaaaaaaaaaaccattgagaaaaatagaatatagaaaatttaaaaaaaaccttGGAAAGGGAGgatttttagaaaatgtCGTCGTTAGACAagtttattgttttgaatttgttttgaatttaaagTTATTCAGTGAATTATTTGTCCTGGGCGAAGAGGAGGTGTCCGTGTTTTTAGTTGTATTATTAGCTGGCCGTTGATTGTGTTGGTTATAAACTTCGTTAGCGTATTTCAggaaatgataatgatCGTCACTATAAGGCTGAGGGAAGATGGGGGGTGCTGCTGCGATGGGGGAAGATGGTACGTGATATTGCCTTGGAGATTGGTATTGAGAGGGAACAGGGTGAGTTTGATCATAGGTGTAGTTCAGTTGTCGCTGTGGCGACGAGAGCTGGTTTGGTGGAGGCAGAGAATATTTTTGCTGCGGGATATAGATGTTCCCGGGATAGGAATATCTGTGACCGTGCGTGTTGTAAAAGGATGCTAGATTCGATAGGATTTGCACAGTTGGGTCTCCTCGCCCTATGGGGGAAGAGGTTGGCGAGGAATAAGTGGATGATCGTTGCCttttattgttctttttgataaagtttttaTCGTCCGAGGAAAGGCCCAGATTTTCCACAAACGAATCGAATGAAGGCAAGGCGTCTTCAATGACAAGCTTGCGCGCCTTGGAATGAGACATGGAGGTCGATCTTTGTCTTGGCCTAGGCCTGGGCTTTTGTCTAGGCCTTGCCATTGCGGAAAGTGCACTTTTAGTAGCCGCAGCATTGGTGCTGGTTACTGTGATGTTTTGATGAGCCAGATACCAGGACTCGCAGTCTTTGGGGAAATCTGGACCGAAGATGGGCACTAAAAGATATCTTATGGGGAAGCAAAACCTCAGACAAAGCAATCTTGAGATTTCCATGGGCAACCAAGTCCCCTGAATCTTGATGTAACCACCTCTTATTCTTTTCGTAAAATTCGCCGGGTTCAAGTTGAGCAAGTCTATTTGGTCGGGACCAAGTTCATTGGTCAGGAAATCCCTGTAGGACTGGCAAATAAAGTCTCTTAGTTCGGGCTTGATGTTGTTCCAGTGGAAGTCGATGTAGTTGTTTGCCTGTGTGGAAGACGTGGCGGAGGAGGAAGTGTTGGCCTCCAAGAAAGTGGACCCCGTGGACTTCCGTCTCTTTGGCGGCGAAGCAGTCGAGGACGACGGCAGGAGATTTGAGGACTCATCGGAGGGGAACGAGTTATGATTGTAGAAGCAAAAGGACAGGATTTTTTCGAACTCCGCCTTGCAAAAGAACTGCTGCTGGCTGGTGGAGGCGACGTCGTTTCTGGGCAAGTTTATGAGACCCTTCATGACGTCCTGATACAGCCTCCAGATACCCGTCATGAAGACGTAGCCGGAATCATGCGACCATATCACGCAGTTGTTAGGGTTGATGAGCTTGTCGTTGATCAGATTATGGTCCAGTTTGGTCAGCTTGAATTGCTGGTTCTTGGTCAGCGAAGACGAGGCACTCTCGCGTGATGCGGATGGCAGCACCTTCTTCTCTGGCTTGATGGGGGATACCAAGACCGGCGTTTTGTTGGCGCGGGAGGGCAGTATGATCTTGCCCATCAAAATGTTTTTACCGTGTAGATGCAAGGGAGGGTGGGAAGCGGCGGAGTTGGAGAGCTGAGCGGACAACGTTTGCTCGTTGATGGGACTCTGAATCGTCTGCAGGTTTGGGAACTGGTACTCAAAGCAGTTGACGACGTTCTGAGCGGCcatctcttcttcttccttcgCGGTATTCGGAGACCTGATAATGAAGTTTGGATGCGTGAACTGCGCAGCAATAGACGATTTATAGTTCGCCTTCTTAATGTTGAGCCCGGCGCTGAAACTGGCAGGCGGCGAGTCCTTATCGAGTACGCTGACAACGTACAGACGCTGGTAATCGTCCAAGGGGTTGTCGGTCAGGCGCACCGTTTCCGTGTCGATGCTAAAGGCGGGATATTTCATGTTGGAGAAAGCGTCTACGAGAGTATATTTTAGCACTAGCGCTGTGAAGGGTGGGGGGGGAGAGGAGAGCTGAATGTGAAACGAGAACGAGCAAGTCAATCACTAGTACACTAgattatatatgtatatgtataaatGTAAGCGTACGCACTTGCACACACATACCAAATGTACGCCACGCGGCCCGACATTCCCATACacgcatatatatacatacctatatatatatatatataggtATATATCAACGTACGTATATACGCGTAGAATACTCACGCGCCGAGCACAGAGCATGGGGAAGAAGAGAGGAGAAGGGGAGAGGGACAATAGCGATGGATGCGGTAGAATACAAAGAAGCCCAAGCTGTCCTTGACCGGCGCGATTCGAGGCCCAGTGCGAGGGGGCACTTCGACGGGAGGAAGAAGCATAGAACAGAATTAGGGGCGGAGGGGGGGCGGAGCGGGAGACGCCGAGCCAACACCCATGCAACAACGCCGTACAATGTGCTTTTTGTGACCTGCGGATAAGGAGTCACCGATTAGGGGTGACAGGCACGGACTAAGGGTCCCTCCCGCTCCCCTTTTTcctgcttttctttttctgtttttgttttcgttttttcgtttcttgGCTCTGGAGGGTTTATCCGTTTCGTTACACAAGAAATGGTGCTGCTAAGGATAGTAATTTGCACTGTGGCAAAGCTCCACAGCAGCAGAAACGAAGTAACAAGATAACAAGACTAGCAATGTTATATAACAAATTTCTCGGCACTTTCGCCGCGGGACTGGGATTTGCATGGGCTCTCGAGAACGTTACCATCTACGAATTCGGGTCCGCCAAGGGTCTTCTCGGCCAGGATTACCGCAGTGTGTTTTCGGACAATACTTCCTCGCAGGTGCAGTTGCGGGACGCGGTCTTGATAAACGGGACGGTGATTTTTGATTCCAGCGCACCTTGGGACAGCAGTGCACTGGAAAAGTGGCTTCAGGGCCAGAGAGATGTTTCCATCGAGAGAATATTCGACAATATTGGTCCCAGCGCTTTTCATCCGTCTGTTTGGCCCGGCGTCGTGATTGCGTCGCCGTCGCAGACGCATCCAGACTACTTCTACCAGTGGATAAGGGACGGCGCGCTGACTATAAACACGATTGTCTCGCACTCCGCGGGCCCAGCCATGCAGACCCTATTGCAGTATTTGAACGTTTCGTTCCACTTGCAAAGAACAAACAACACGCTGGGCGCTGGAATTGGTTATACTGACAGTACCGTAGCGCTGGGCGACCCCAAGTGGAACGTCGACAACACGGCTTTCACGCAGGACTGGGGCCGCCCGCAAAACGATGGGCCAGCGCTGCGAACCATCGCcatcttgaaaatcatcGACTACATCGAGCAATCTGGCACCGATCTGGGGGGCGAATACCCATTCCAGTCCGTCGCGGACATCTTTGACGACATTGTTTGCTGGGACTTGAAATTTATCGTTGAGCACTGGAACTCTTCCGGTTTCGATCTGTGGGAAGAGGTCAACGGCCTGCATTTCTTCACTTTATTGGTTCAATTCTCCGCCGTGGACAAGTCCTTGAGCTATTTCAACAATACGGAATGGTCGTCTCCCtttgttgaagaattgCGCCAAACGCGACAGGACATCGGCGACTTCTTACTGGACCCCGAGAATGGATttataaattccaagtacAACTATATTGTCGGAACTCCCGCCATCGCCGACACACTGAGATCGGGGCTGGACATATCCACTTTGTTGGCCGCTAATATCCTCCACGATACGCCATCGGCGTCCCATCTTCCCTTCAACATCAATGATCCCGCCATCCTGAATACCTTGCACCATCTGATGTACCACATGCGTTCAGTCTACCCCATCAACAGAGGCGCTGATAACGCAACGGGGATCGCTCTGGGCCGGTATCCGGAAGACGTGTATGACGGGTATGGGTCGGGCGAAGGTAACCCGTGGGTTTTGGCCACTTGTGCCGCTTCAACAACACTTTACCAGCTCATACGCATGCACATCTCCGAGCAGCAAGACCTGGTTGTCCCCATGAACAATGAAACTTCGAACGCATTTTGGAGCCAACTGGTTTTCTCCGATCTCACCACTTTGGGGGACGACGATCGGTATCTGATTCTGGAATTCAACTCTCCCGCCTTCAATCAAACATTGCAAAGAATTCTCCAGTTAGCGGATTCGTTCTTGgtcaaattgaaaactcaTGTGGGTGCAGACGGCGAACTCAGTGAGCAGTTTAACAGACACACGGGGTTCATGCAAGGCGCCCAACATCTAACTTGGTCCTACACTTCATTTTGGGATGCTTATCAACTACGGCAAGAGATTCTACAAAGTTtctaaaaaataaaaaataaaaaaaatgtagtttattcattttcacCGATATTTAcaacatatacatattatataaacttatttacaaaattctTGTGGAGGATAACTGGATGCTATGTCGGAACGTCCAGCCCGACGATATTCGCGGTCCTTTTGATCTTCTCGTCCTGTGTCAATTTGTTGCCAGGATTGTATCTATCCACTAGCTCTTCATACTCTCTCTGATTGTCCAAGAATTTGATAACGTCGAAGGCGTGCTCGAATATCTCGTCAGCGTTCTGTCCCTGGGCGATTTTTTCACCCCactttatttcattttgtaGTACAGAGCGGAGCAGTTTAGAGTCAGCAATAAACAGATTCAAAGATCTGTCATTCCCAGGATCCAGTTTCCTCCAACTGTCTAGCTGTCTGTCGGTATGCTCGTGTAAATTTTTCGGGTTTTGTTTCTTAGAATATTCCAGCTTCGTAATCATTGTCTTCTGCAGATTTCCCCAATTGACTACCTTGCTTGGTCTTTCATATTTGAGAATGGCCCTTATGAGTCCTCTATAAGCCTGAAGAGCTCTTGTTCTATCCATTCTCCTGAATTTCTCTCTTTATCTTTTGTCATTGAAATATCACTTCTAATCAAAGTACTGGGAAATTTgatatctttgaattttataaAGGcgaagaaagagaaggaaGGGGGGTAGTCGTTATAACTTCAGCACATACGGCGAGGAAAGGGGATAGCAGccataagaaaaagaggaaaccaTGGCAGAGAAATCGATGTTCAATGAACCTGACGTGGATTTCCATTTGAAACTGAATCAACAACTATTTCATATTCCTTACGAACTACTGTCTAAGCGTATTAAGCACACTCAAGCAATCAtcaataaagaaacaaaattacTGCATGAGAACATTAGCACCttaaatgaaatatttgaacaCAAGGATGTCGAACATGATACATTAGCACTGGCAAAGATTACTGAAATGATCAGGAAAATTGAtcatttggaaaaattccTGAACATGCAAAATAAATCCTATTACGAGATTTTGAATAGAATCAAGAAGAGATTAGAGTTTTTTCACGAGCTAAAAGATATCAAGGCTCAAAACACCGAAACTTTCGACGATCATAATACCAGAAATAAATTGATTCGGTGGTATCAGAGTTACACGAACATTCTGATTGGTGATTATTTGACGAGAAATAACCCGATAAAGTATAGTCCAGAGACAAATGAGCATTGGAACTCGGGCGTagtatttttgaaacaaattCAGCTAGATGACCTCATTGATTATGATATTCTTTTAGAGGCTAATAAGATTTCCACCTCTTTATTGAATGGGCGTGATCTTTTACCCCTAATTTCATGGATAgacgaaaacaaaaaaatcctGACGAAAAAATCCTCCATATTGGAATTTCAAGCCAGATTACAGGAGTATATCGAATTGTTGAAAGTAGACAACTATATCAATGCAATTGATTGTTTCCAGAAATTCCTTTTACCATTCATTCAGAGCAACTTTCCGGACCTAAAATTAGCATCAGGGCTTTTgatttttatcaaatattttaataaacaaaaaccAGATTCATCTTCCAGCTCTACATTTAAtgctgaagaaataaaagcaCAGAATCtgccaatgaagaaagatctAGTATTTCAACACTTCTTCCATAAATCTCTACCAAGAGATACTTCCAATCCAGAGACGAATACAGCCGATTACGACAAGAGCTCTCTGATAAATTTACAAAACggtgattttgaaagatatttgaatttattaGACGATGAGCGATGGTCAGTATTGAATAGcctatttttgaaggattttTATTCCATGTATGGAATATCACAAAATGATCCATTATTAATATATTTGTCCCTAGGTATATCATCCTTAAAAACAAGAGATTGCTTGCACCCCTcagacgatgaagaagagaacaaaGGGACGGAAGATACCATAACACCAGAAAATGGAGTTGAACATTTACAGATATTTACGCTACATTCATTAAAACGGAAAAACTGTCCGGTTTGCAGTGAGACTTTCAAACCAATAACACAGTCGCTACCATTTGCTCATCATATTCAGTCGCAATTGTTTGAAAATCCAATATTACTGCCGAATGGGAATATTTACGATagtaaaaaattaaagaagcTGGCAAAAACATTGAGAAAGCAGAAGTTGATATCCTTAAGTCCAGGTCAAATCATGGATCCAGTCGATATGAAAATCTTCTGCGAATCAGATTCTATCAAAATGTATCCAACATAAATCGGTTTCGAACATAACATgcattttttatcaaagcTTTGATCAAGCTTAACAACAGGTTTTCAAATACTCACGctgcatatatatatatataagaatTT
The nucleotide sequence above comes from Saccharomyces kudriavzevii IFO 1802 strain IFO1802 genome assembly, chromosome: 9. Encoded proteins:
- the XBP1 gene encoding Xbp1p (similar to Saccharomyces cerevisiae XBP1 (YIL101C); ancestral locus Anc_2.274); this encodes MKYPAFSIDTETVRLTDNPLDDYQRLYVVSVLDKDSPPASFSAGLNIKKANYKSSIAAQFTHPNFIIRSPNTAKEEEEMAAQNVVNCFEYQFPNLQTIQSPINEQTLSAQLSNSAASHPPLHLHGKNILMGKIILPSRANKTPVLVSPIKPEKKVLPSASRESASSSLTKNQQFKLTKLDHNLINDKLINPNNCVIWSHDSGYVFMTGIWRLYQDVMKGLINLPRNDVASTSQQQFFCKAEFEKILSFCFYNHNSFPSDESSNLLPSSSTASPPKRRKSTGSTFLEANTSSSATSSTQANNYIDFHWNNIKPELRDFICQSYRDFLTNELGPDQIDLLNLNPANFTKRIRGGYIKIQGTWLPMEISRLLCLRFCFPIRYLLVPIFGPDFPKDCESWYLAHQNITVTSTNAAATKSALSAMARPRQKPRPRPRQRSTSMSHSKARKLVIEDALPSFDSFVENLGLSSDDKNFIKKNNKRQRSSTYSSPTSSPIGRGDPTVQILSNLASFYNTHGHRYSYPGNIYIPQQKYSLPPPNQLSSPQRQLNYTYDQTHPVPSQYQSPRQYHVPSSPIAAAPPIFPQPYSDDHYHFLKYANEVYNQHNQRPANNTTKNTDTSSSPRTNNSLNNFKFKTNSKQ
- the SGA1 gene encoding glucan 1,4-alpha-glucosidase (similar to Saccharomyces cerevisiae SGA1 (YIL099W); ancestral locus Anc_2.276); amino-acid sequence: MLYNKFLGTFAAGLGFAWALENVTIYEFGSAKGLLGQDYRSVFSDNTSSQVQLRDAVLINGTVIFDSSAPWDSSALEKWLQGQRDVSIERIFDNIGPSAFHPSVWPGVVIASPSQTHPDYFYQWIRDGALTINTIVSHSAGPAMQTLLQYLNVSFHLQRTNNTLGAGIGYTDSTVALGDPKWNVDNTAFTQDWGRPQNDGPALRTIAILKIIDYIEQSGTDLGGEYPFQSVADIFDDIVCWDLKFIVEHWNSSGFDLWEEVNGLHFFTLLVQFSAVDKSLSYFNNTEWSSPFVEELRQTRQDIGDFLLDPENGFINSKYNYIVGTPAIADTLRSGLDISTLLAANILHDTPSASHLPFNINDPAILNTLHHLMYHMRSVYPINRGADNATGIALGRYPEDVYDGYGSGEGNPWVLATCAASTTLYQLIRMHISEQQDLVVPMNNETSNAFWSQLVFSDLTTLGDDDRYLILEFNSPAFNQTLQRILQLADSFLVKLKTHVGADGELSEQFNRHTGFMQGAQHLTWSYTSFWDAYQLRQEILQSF
- the FMC1 gene encoding Fmc1p (similar to Saccharomyces cerevisiae FMC1 (YIL098C); ancestral locus Anc_2.277) — encoded protein: MDRTRALQAYRGLIRAILKYERPSKVVNWGNLQKTMITKLEYSKKQNPKNLHEHTDRQLDSWRKLDPGNDRSLNLFIADSKLLRSVLQNEIKWGEKIAQGQNADEIFEHAFDVIKFLDNQREYEELVDRYNPGNKLTQDEKIKRTANIVGLDVPT
- the FYV10 gene encoding glucose-induced degradation complex subunit FYV10 (similar to Saccharomyces cerevisiae FYV10 (YIL097W); ancestral locus Anc_2.279): MAEKSMFNEPDVDFHLKLNQQLFHIPYELLSKRIKHTQAIINKETKLLHENISTLNEIFEHKDVEHDTLALAKITEMIRKIDHLEKFLNMQNKSYYEILNRIKKRLEFFHELKDIKAQNTETFDDHNTRNKLIRWYQSYTNILIGDYLTRNNPIKYSPETNEHWNSGVVFLKQIQLDDLIDYDILLEANKISTSLLNGRDLLPLISWIDENKKILTKKSSILEFQARLQEYIELLKVDNYINAIDCFQKFLLPFIQSNFPDLKLASGLLIFIKYFNKQKPDSSSSSTFNAEEIKAQNLPMKKDLVFQHFFHKSLPRDTSNPETNTADYDKSSLINLQNGDFERYLNLLDDERWSVLNSLFLKDFYSMYGISQNDPLLIYLSLGISSLKTRDCLHPSDDEEENKGTEDTITPENGVEHLQIFTLHSLKRKNCPVCSETFKPITQSLPFAHHIQSQLFENPILLPNGNIYDSKKLKKLAKTLRKQKLISLSPGQIMDPVDMKIFCESDSIKMYPT